The following nucleotide sequence is from Glycine max cultivar Williams 82 chromosome 9, Glycine_max_v4.0, whole genome shotgun sequence.
aataaacatcactcatgattttataattttaaataaataggcACTCCTCAAACTGAAAATTTTAGAATGCACAAACAAGCCCCACCTGTTCAACTAGGATGGTTTCATTTTCACACAACCACACACAATCCCAAAGTAAACATCATCAATATGCACACATTACAAACAAGAATATCCTCACCCTCACACACGACCACGATTTCGGCCCCAACATCAAGGTTTTTGGGGTGTCTGCGACCACAACATGACCGCATTTGTTCGCAATTTCcagcaatataaaaaaatacaacgaAACCGCAAGCGCAAATTAAAACATTGCCCTCACACAACGGGGAAAACAACAGGTTTGTGTAATGCAGCAACCAAATGCAAAGACAGTAGTAACATTCACATATTCTTGTTACAAACAAACAATTACCGCGAATTTACACCTAAGAGAAATGCTTACGGCGATTCTAAATGCAGCCACACGAATTAGCGTCGTTTTTCGCAATCCCGGAAAGGGGAGAAAATCGAAAGGGgaaatatttagaaaattttCTCAGCAACcaagcaggaaaaaaaaagttacttgtTGAGAGTGAATAATGACTACTGACCAGAGAGACGACGTCGTCTTCGTCTTTTGGAGTCGAAGTCGAACGAATCCAAAATTTGATATAATACCTGCGTAACGAAACGGTGTGTAAATTGACCAATAACAAAATTacacattatattatttttgtataaataaaagtTGAGTTAAATAGTGTAGCTTCTTCAAAAGTTCAATGTGTATGGTTGGGCTgcattcatgaaaaaaaaaattattttgcaaaaaaacattcatgtttaatttacattatgaataaaaaatttcttagaCTAATAACAATTACATAAATtacgaataattttttatccaataaaaaaaataaatcataatttcttaatcaccacaaaaaaataatagattattAAAAGAAGATCTACctctcatggccattgaggagTTACACTGAATATGGGTATAAGAAGTGATAGAATAAGAGGGGTGAAAGAAATAGAGTAAATGATTTCCCTAAAGGGGATTTTGTAGTGGTATCTGTTTTCCCTTGGCCCTAACTCTTTATTTACAGCGACGGGAGTGAATTTGGGCCTGATCCAAAAAATCTTcctcatttatatttttgatatattttgaatttgttttcctttttatatctgtaagtcataaataagaaaaatatcaattcttatcatttaatccaaaaataactactaaataaatatttttaaagatattttcaatatatttttattataaaaaaaatagttcatatttAGCCGTTATCACATCTCATCAACAACTTTGATGTTTTTTCATTACTTTTTTTGGATTTGTATTCATAGAAACACATTATGAAAGCCAATGATGAACTATTGTGTCAAAATGTATATGatagtagaaaaataaaaaacacaagtaATTTATATCACATAATGCTTAACAAGGACAatgtcaaatataaaaaatttagataatgaGAAACACCCGAAAgtatagaaatataaaaagcaAAACTTATCATAAACACTATCATAAAATAGCCGAAGACATTGCAAGACTGTATAGGAGTAACATAATACAACAATGGTGGAGACTCAAGCTTTTAGATAAACAACAATCCTGgtggattttaatttataattgtaaaaaatatagttttttctgTTAATTATATACAAAACTTGCGAAACATAGTTTTTCATAGTTTTCCTCattcttaagaaaataaaaaaatttcaaccatCAAAGTCACATTAGACTTTATGTGTGTTTATGATGCTAGTTAAGTAAAATAAAGTAGATGAATAAGTTTTGTCCTCGGTAAAGTATTATTAGAGATGTGGGTGttcataaatcaatttgaaaaaaccgataaaaaaatcaaaaattaaatagataaaaaaattgtaaaaccaaattttttattagattaatttcatatttaattttagaaactaattcaaactaaactttatatatatatataaattaataatatcactcatttttatttcttatatttttataaaattatcatataacttatatctatttatgaaaatatattttattaagaattttttactaattatttgaattaaaatagataattattctattattagttatataatgatatataaataaaatatttaatattttaaattatttttatatatatctgaTAAGGTTAAAATTTAGGATGAATCCAATCTAAAccgttttaaattaaattgaataagatcaaattaaaaatttaaatttaaccaatttaataataaattaacaaaagatGGATGACCTAACGAGCCTTCCATTTCATGAATAACAGCCGAAGCTGAAATCGGAGAAAACCGAACTTTGATTTCTCTCATGAATAACAGCCAACACATAAGCATAACAAAATGTCGCTGCCAACAAGGTTAAGGTTTTCTGTCTCTCTTTCCATTCccaatttttcctcttttcttcaaaactcctcacattctcactttcacTCTCAGCCCCCATCCATTCAAAATGTTGACGATGCCGTTTCCCAATTCAATCGCATGCTGTGTATGCGTCATACCCCACCCATCATCCAATTTAACAAGATTTTAGATTCCTTTGCAAAGATGAAGCACTATTCCACCGCTGTTTCCCTTTCTCACCGATTGGAACTCAAGGGAATTCAGCCTGACCTTATTACTTTGAACATTCTCATTAATTGTTTCTGTCATATGGGTCAAATCACTTTCGGCTTCTCTGTATTGGCCAAGATTCTCAAGAGGGGTTACCCGCCCGACACCGTAACCTTGAATACACTGATCAAAGGTCTCTGTCTTAAGGGACAAGTCAAGAAAGCACTGCACTTTCACGACAAGCTATTAGCACAAGGATTTCAACTCAATCAAGTTAGTTATGGGACTTTGATCAATGGAGTATGCAAGATAGGAGACACAAGAGCTGCCATCAAGTTGCTGCAAAAGATTGATGGACGACTGACTAAACCTAACGTGGTAATGTACAGCACAATTATTGACGCCCTGTGCAAATATCAACTTGTAAGTGAGGCTTATGGTTTATTTTCTGAAATGACTGTCAAGGGAATTTCTGCTGATGTTGTCACTTATAGTACTCTAATATATGGCTTCTGCATCGAGGGTAAGTTGAAAGAAGCAATTGgtttgttaaatgaaatggtatTGAAAACTATCAACCCAAATGTTTATACCTATAATATACTGGTTGATGCATTATGTAAAGAAGGAAAGGTGAAAGAAGCAAAAAGTGTGTTAGCTGTGATGCTCAAAGCATGTGTGAAACCTGATGTTATTACGTATAGTACTTTAATGGATGGATACTTCTTAGTTTATGAAGTGAAGAAGGCACAACATGTATTCAATGCTATGTCCCTAATGGGAGTGACTCCTGACGTTCACACTTACACGATCCTCATTAACGGATTTTGTAAGAATAAAATGGTGGACGAGGCATTAAATCTCTTTAAGGAAATGCATCAGAAAAATATGGTTCCCGGTATAGTCACATACAGTTCTCTTATTGATGGTTTATGCAAATCAGGGAGAATACCTTATGTTTGGGATCTTATTGATGAGATGCATGATAGAGGTCAACCGGCAAATGTAATCACCTACAGTTCTTTAATAGATGGATTATGCAAAAACGGTCATCTTGACAGGGCAATTGCATTGTTCAACAAAATGAAAGATCAGGGAATTCGACCGAATACGTTCACATTCACTATACTTCTTGATGGACTATGTAAAGGTGGAAGACTTAAGGATGCACAAGAGGTTTTTCAAGATCTTTTGACTAAAGGATATCATCTCAATGTCTACACATACAATGTTATGATCGATGGGCATTGTAAACAGGGCCTGCTCGAGGAAGCATTGACCATGCTGTCAAAAATGGAAGACAATGGTTGCATCCCTGATGCTGTTACTTTTGAAATTATCATCATTGCTCTCTTTAAAAAAGATGAGAATGGTAAGGCAGAGAAACTTCTTCGACAAATGATTGCTAGAGGCTTGTTGTAAGACTAAAACTATGTGAGAAGTTTCTAGTTACCGGTGAAAAAGAAGATGGACAATGCAATGGGCTCAATATCactttactttttattaaagGTGATATGTACTTagcttcattttttatgttataaatataacaatagCCAAATGATTACTGTCTTGATTTAACCATCCCTTTCCTTTTCAATGTATTGTGGATGCTTGCTTTAATGATTTACTCAGTCACTCCTCATTGTTAGTGTTTCAGTTGTTAAACTAATCTGAAACTGACATGATTATTTGAAATGCTTTATCTCTTATAGTTGACTTTGTTTACCTAAAAGCATAGAAAGTAAAACTGGATTGCCTAGGCATCTGTTCACATGTCCTAATGAAGGCATTTAAATTTCTCCTGGATTATATCTGCACTAGGTAATCACAACAACTCAAAGAAAAGAAGGCTGGCCAATTCAAAATCATATATTAGTAACCATGCAATTTTAATGGACTCTGGGTGTAAGCCAATTTGCTAAAGTCTGaattttttgttccttttcgTTTGTGTGCTAATACTTTCATAACATGTGTTATGTTAGATGATGGGTGGGTGggtgtttttttttgggggggggggggggggggggccaAATAGTGCTATAAAGTTTAGGCAATTCTCACCTTATAAACTGTTTTTCTGGGGTTGAGTTTGACCCTAAGTCCAAATTCTAATTCTGATATGTTACATACAAGATTGTTTGTCAGTTTCATTGCTATATGCTAAGTATCAATAACTTTATATGTTAGCATTATTTTATACTGCTGCAAGAGCTTTTAAGTTtcattctctatctcttgggtTTATCTCTATCTACATTGTTGAGAGTGGTACAACATCGTTGCTTAGAATCATCGATGCACCTTTCCATGACAAGCTCTACTTTGCTGTTGCTAATCAACCTTGCTTGCTTGATGTTCGAATTGATGCAATGTATACTAAGCCTTCCAATCAGAGCAACTTCATTTGTagacatcaaattaaaaaagttatgcTAGAGCCTAGAAGGAAAAATAGCAAGCACAAGGTGGGTTTCTGTATGCTCACACTAGGGTTAGTTGAAGTTGTTAACAAGTAAATTTAATAGTGATTTAGTTAGACATCCTAACCAAATTGAAAGAGAGGGAGAAGTCAGAAGGTATAACATAGCCATATATATAATCGAGATGTCAAGTCCTTGGAGTGATGGATGTGTGCTAGAGGGAATAGTTCTGTATTTTCATTCATATCCTTGCTGATTATTACATAGCCATATATATAGCAATTCTTGCTAACAGAATTGCACCAAATCATGCTAGGGAATATTACAATAACAGAAAGCGGTTAAACTTGTCTCCTAGCAGCACTACACAGCAAGGTCCCACTGTCAGCTCAGCCTCGAATCAGTTTTCCTTTTGGGCCTTAGCAGACCCGTTTCTTCCTTCTGCAATACCTTCTTCCTATCATCAatccttttgattattttaacaTGTGCATGCGAACTAGGATTTGATTATAATGGTTATGAAAATGTGAACTCTTAATACATAAAGGCGAAGCACATATGGATTTGTCATGGACTTGGCTAATACAACATTACCTGTTATTCTCAAGAATGATAGACTACCTAATTATAATGTTTTAGATGTTATTGTGTGTTGTTTTCACTAATAATGTGATTCTGAAATGGAATTTGAAATGACATTAAGTTAGTGTTttctaaagaaagaaaatcacacaaTAATCTATGAAGTATGAATTTTGTTTGCTGTTTTCCTGATCCACTGTCCCCTCTCCAAATTTCAGGTGGAAATGTTGGGTTTGATAAGAAGGTATGGGAGATAGTTGAACATAAGAAAGGTGAAACCCCCTCAATCACTTTTAAGTGCCACAGTCATGATGGAGAGGAATGTAGTGTCTATGCTGTTTTTCTCCCTCACTTTTAAGTATCATTATGCTATTCCTTTCCCTTTATTtggcttttgttttgtgttataTAAGGTTATCCTGGGGATATCACCGTTACTTCCACTTACACACTCACCTCAAGCACAACTCTGAGGCTTGACATGGAAGAAGTGCCTAAGGACAAGCCCACCATAGTTAACTTAGCTCAGCATACCTACTGGAACTTAGCTGGCCACAACTCAGGGAATATACTTGACCATTCAATTCACTTATGGGCTAATCATATCACGCCTGTGGACGAGAATACGGTGCCAACCGGTGAAATCATGCTAGTGAAGGGTACCCCTTTTGATTTTACATCTTTTAATAGAATAGGCAGCACCATTAGTCAGGTTGGACTGGGATATGACGACAATTATGTGCTTGATTGTGGGGAAGAGAAAGAGGGTTTGAGACATACTGCAAAAGTGAGGGATCCATCAAGTTCAAGAGTACTTAACTTGTGGACAAATGCCCCTGGTGTGCAATTTTACACTACAAACTATGTGAATGGTGTTCAAGGAAAAGGAGGTGCTATATATGGAAAGCATGTCGGGTTATGTCTCGAGATACAGGTGCTATATATGAAAAGGaggtgttatatatatatagtttaattactcatttggtcctTGTAGTTTAATCATTTataccttttagtccttatagttttaaAGTGGTTTTTTTGGTTCATATCGTTtacatttaattcttttttagtttccGTAGTTTGAAAgtagtttttttagtttttataatttacattttaattttcttttagttcatatagtttgaaagtaatctttttagttcttatactttatattttaattcacttttagttcttatcatcaaaatatgaataatattatcaattacaattaactacaaaaatattaatatgtaattcataactaatttatcacaagataatttgtaaacaaaaaaattattgataatttataactaatttgtagctaattatttttataacttttttagtaaagactaaaaagttgttgaaatacaagtgtgaggtgaagtcccacgTCGGGTAGAAGtgaaaaagttgaaaataatataagtgaggagaagtcCTAACCTgaaccttaaggttttgggttaaaatTTGGTGTCACGTTTTCTTATAATCTTTCCAAAAGTTGGTAtcaaatcaatcttatattattttatgtaaaatgaGTGATTCAATACAAGtaaaactataataaaaaacatatggaggcaaaattgatttttcatcCCGTACGTTTAGAATTGAACTTTTCGTCTATAATCAATTGACTCGTTTTCATCCCTCGTTAGTAGGGGTGGGTAAACTTGCCCAGGTCCATGGACTAGCCTACGGGTCCTGCGGTCCGTGCGTGTAGCGGACCAATTTTTTGAACGGCCAatggttatgtcatatttttgggcTCATCTTGCTTAATCGGCGGACTATGTGGGTTTGGTCCCGCAGGTTGTCCATATTAGGTTTGATTTGTGTGACCAAGTTACAAGCAAgagattagaattttaaaaaaatagataaagaaatatattagataagataaagatttaaatataaaaataaaaaatttaaattaaaagataataaagataaaaaagataagataagaaaagtaaaagataacaaaaataaaagattaagataaaaaaaataagtgatacTGTTGGGACCTGACCGGctaaaaatcttccttttttatattttttagatttttttctcttttaatctatccTTTTCATAAttgcaagtcataaataataaaaatatcaattcttatcatttaatccaataaaaatatctttatataaTGAGTATGTTCAAATGTATTCCAAAGAAACAAGAAGCAATGTTGGTTTAAGTCAAGGTTCATCACAAGAGACCATAACTACTACTAGTACTATTAGTATTGCTCAAGTTGATGTTATGGATGTAAGTCAAggtttctcttaatttttttaactaccaatcatttattcttatttactttgactaactattttttatttttgtggaaTTAATGTAGGAGTTTATACAATTTGAAGATGAAGATATGTCACAAGTGGGTAAATCTCAACTATATACATATTTGGAAGAGGCAAACGtttcaaataaatatcatcCCAATATTGATGTTTTGCAATATTGGAAGGACAATAAAGCTCGGTTTCCAGATCTTTGATTATTGACTTGTGATATTTTAAGCATCTAAATTACAACGGTGGCTTCCGAATCAGCATTTAGTATTGGCTCACGGGTGCTTAACAAATATCGAACTAGGCTTCTTGTTGACAACATACAAGCCTTGATATGTACTAAAAATTGGTTACTAGGATTTGATATGCAAGGTAAATAATGTGTAATAATTGTCGTCTTTTAATCACTTAACTTaactttattctaatatttattattattttgagttttaggaaaagaagatgaagatgtgGAGATGAAGAAGACTCAAGCTACTTTAAATAtggaatcatttgttgttggagatgtttaagtttcatattttagatttattgcttggattttcttttgttaagacattatttattttattgatataattgactaattgttgagattttatttacatttgtattgaacttaatttgattgtgttgtatttttattgaaattgaaattattttaaaactaggcCCGTGGACCGGCCTGTTTGACCCGCAGGGTTCACGGGATGGGGgcggaccaatttatttggtccgtGTAAGAATGCGGGCGGACTGGCCCGGCCCGCTGCTAATGCGTACTTATGCGGGCGGGCCTTACGCGGGATGGGCCGGCCCGCTTACCCATCCCTACTCGTTAGGCTAACTACTAACATTGTTAACAAATTGAGACGTCATCATCCATTGCGTGACGTTTTTGTTCCTTGTAgcctaatgataaaaataaatattctataATATTCAATTGAAATAAACTAAAGAGATAAGATTTTTACTACTAAGTAAAAAGttacattaagttttaaaatcaagaattatctttattaatatAGCACATCGAAATTTAAAAACTGAATTGAAATTAGAATTGATTAagataacaataatattatattttacttacATGAAATAGAAGACGAAGACTAGGGTGCGTAAGTAAACTTCTTATGCACCCAAcgtaagtttttgaaaaaaaattagaatgaaCCGCATCCgtctgatttaaaaataaaaaaatgaaatggtcGAGATTTCTTCAAGGCAACCGGTTGTAACAGGAGATTTCTTCAGGACAACCCGCCGTGCCAACCAGCTTGATGAAATGTCTGAGAGCTCTGAGGAGGAGGGTCAGATTGTGAACAAAGAAAGGGTTAGGGAAGAGAAGGGAGAGGATGAGAGATTGCGGCGTGgaggaagagaagatgaaggagatggtTGGGGTGGTAGGGATTCTCGTCCAGGGAATAACCAGGGTGAAAGGTGGGGGAAGAAGGAGAGTCATAGATTGCATCATGGCGATAGATGGCATGGAGGTGAGGAGCACGGTGACCGGAACTCTTCTTACCATTCCCAGCACCGTGCCGTTGATACCTATACCTTAACTCATCCTCAGATTCGCTACCACTGCGCTTCCTCATGTCATCCTCACTCGACtcgttgttgcttcttctagcCATACAAACCCTAATTCAATTCGACGGAAGCCAAATCCAAAATCGAAGAACACAGAGAAAGCAcaaatttcaaagacttcacTTCGAGCACGCGATAAAAATAACTGCATCGAGGGTGTTGGAGGTGCCGAGGGTGGGAAGGTTTCCTGCGTTGTCGGAGAGGGTGAGGCCGATTTGGATCAGGTGGAGGCGATCCACGTTGGCTTTGAGCATGGCGTAGTGCGCGGCGGGTTAGCGATGGCGGAAAGAGGGGTCACAAGCGTAGGAGCGTACATCAGAATACCTCACAATCCGGTTGCCATCATTAAATCTGgtccatttaatatttttattattaaatcggATGGACCCAAATGACTACTACCTTTTTTGTTAACTTACGTAAGGTGCGAAAGGAGTTTCACTTTTGCACCCTAGAATTCGCTGAAATAGAAAAGGGCACACATCTCCAACTACTATCTGCTAAATAAGAAAGGGCagcttattttgaattgtcatgTATTGCTATTGCTTGCTGCCAACACATAAACATAACAAAATGTCACTGCCAACAAGGTTAAGGTTTTCTGTCTCTCCTTCCATTCccaatttttcctcttttctttgaAACTCCTTACATTCTCACTTTCATTCTCAGCCCCCATCCATTTAAAATGTTGACGATGCCGTTTCCCAATTCAATCGCATGCTGTGTATGTGTCATACCCCACCCATCATCCAATTTAACAAGATTTTAGATTCCTTTGCGAAGATGAAGCACTATTCCACTGCTGTTTCCCTTTCTCACCGATTGGAACTCAAGGGAATTCAGCCTGACCTTTTTACTTTGAATATTCTCATTAATTGTTTCTGTCATATGGGTCAAATTACTTTCAATTTCTCTATATTGGCCAAGATTCTCAAGAGGGGTTACCATCCCGACACCATAACCTTCACAACACTGATCAACGGTCTGTGCCTTAAAGGACAAGTCAACAAAGCACTGCACTTTCACGATAAGCTATTAGCACAAGGATTTCAACTCAACCAAGTTAGTTATGGGACTTTGATCAATGGAGTATGCAAGATAGGAGACACAAGAGCTGCCATCAAGTTGCTGAGAAAGATTGATGGACGACTGACTAAACCTGACGTGGTAATGTACAACACAATTATTGATGCCCTGTGCAAACATCAACTTGTAAGTAAGGCTTatggtttattttttgaaatgaatGTCAAGGGAATTTCTGCTGATGTTGTCACTTATAATACTCTAATATATGGCTTTTGCATCGTGGGTAAGTTGAAAGAAG
It contains:
- the LOC121172852 gene encoding galactose mutarotase-like; the protein is MNFVCCFPDPLSPLQISGGNVGFDKKVWEIVEHKKGETPSITFKCHSHDGEECYPGDITVTSTYTLTSSTTLRLDMEEVPKDKPTIVNLAQHTYWNLAGHNSGNILDHSIHLWANHITPVDENTVPTGEIMLVKGTPFDFTSFNRIGSTISQVGLGYDDNYVLDCGEEKEGLRHTAKVRDPSSSRVLNLWTNAPGVQFYTTNYVNGVQGKGGAIYGKHVGLCLEIQEFIQFEDEDMSQVGKSQLYTYLEEANVSNKYHPNIDVLQYWKDNKARFPDL
- the LOC102668851 gene encoding putative pentatricopeptide repeat-containing protein At1g12700, mitochondrial, which gives rise to MSLPTRLRFSVSLSIPNFSSFLQNSSHSHFHSQPPSIQNVDDAVSQFNRMLCMRHTPPIIQFNKILDSFAKMKHYSTAVSLSHRLELKGIQPDLITLNILINCFCHMGQITFGFSVLAKILKRGYPPDTVTLNTLIKGLCLKGQVKKALHFHDKLLAQGFQLNQVSYGTLINGVCKIGDTRAAIKLLQKIDGRLTKPNVVMYSTIIDALCKYQLVSEAYGLFSEMTVKGISADVVTYSTLIYGFCIEGKLKEAIGLLNEMVLKTINPNVYTYNILVDALCKEGKVKEAKSVLAVMLKACVKPDVITYSTLMDGYFLVYEVKKAQHVFNAMSLMGVTPDVHTYTILINGFCKNKMVDEALNLFKEMHQKNMVPGIVTYSSLIDGLCKSGRIPYVWDLIDEMHDRGQPANVITYSSLIDGLCKNGHLDRAIALFNKMKDQGIRPNTFTFTILLDGLCKGGRLKDAQEVFQDLLTKGYHLNVYTYNVMIDGHCKQGLLEEALTMLSKMEDNGCIPDAVTFEIIIIALFKKDENGKAEKLLRQMIARGLL
- the LOC100779660 gene encoding pentatricopeptide repeat-containing protein At1g12775, mitochondrial — protein: MLCMCHTPPIIQFNKILDSFAKMKHYSTAVSLSHRLELKGIQPDLFTLNILINCFCHMGQITFNFSILAKILKRGYHPDTITFTTLINGLCLKGQVNKALHFHDKLLAQGFQLNQVSYGTLINGVCKIGDTRAAIKLLRKIDGRLTKPDVVMYNTIIDALCKHQLVSKAYGLFFEMNVKGISADVVTYNTLIYGFCIVGKLKEAIGLLNKMVLKTINPNVRTYNILVDALCKEGKVKEAKNFLAVTLKACVKYFIGWDLLDESLSMLSKMEDNGCKANAVTFEIIISALFEKDENDKVEKLLHEMIARGLL